The proteins below are encoded in one region of Sideroxydans lithotrophicus ES-1:
- a CDS encoding urea amidolyase associated protein UAAP1, with translation MTEPISKQHLLWEETIPGGAHWSFQMKRGTALRITDIAGGANLATLLYNQEEKLERYNMADTLKAQHTAHLSKGFVCYSDMGRVLASIIDDSCGWHDTICGMGNAALVERKYGNADYQQYRNDMHRNARDSMLIELGKWGLGKRDIVPNINFFSKVNADETGALHYQAEHSRAGDFIELRFEMNVLVVVSASQHPLDPNPEYAPRPVLLQAWRCGAPDENDYCRNFRPENARGFYNTELLFR, from the coding sequence ATGACCGAACCGATATCCAAACAGCACTTGTTGTGGGAAGAGACGATCCCCGGTGGGGCACACTGGTCCTTCCAGATGAAACGCGGTACCGCATTGCGCATCACGGACATAGCAGGCGGGGCCAACCTGGCAACGTTGCTCTACAACCAGGAAGAGAAGCTGGAACGCTACAACATGGCCGATACGCTGAAGGCGCAGCATACCGCGCACCTGAGCAAAGGTTTCGTCTGTTATTCCGACATGGGGCGCGTGCTGGCCTCGATCATCGACGACAGCTGCGGCTGGCACGACACGATCTGCGGCATGGGCAATGCGGCACTGGTGGAAAGGAAGTACGGCAATGCCGATTACCAGCAGTACCGCAACGACATGCACCGCAATGCGCGCGACAGCATGCTGATCGAATTGGGCAAGTGGGGATTGGGCAAGCGCGACATCGTTCCCAACATCAATTTCTTCAGCAAGGTGAATGCCGACGAAACCGGCGCGCTGCATTATCAGGCTGAACATTCCAGGGCAGGCGACTTCATCGAGCTGCGTTTCGAGATGAATGTGCTTGTTGTCGTATCGGCTAGCCAGCATCCGCTCGATCCCAATCCCGAATACGCCCCCAGGCCGGTATTGCTGCAGGCATGGCGCTGCGGTGCGCCAGACGAGAACGATTACTGCCGCAACTTCCGCCCGGAGAATGCGCGCGGCTTCTACAACACCGAACTGTTGTTCCGCTGA
- a CDS encoding urea amidolyase associated protein UAAP2, with translation MSIIESNLQSQQASYDLVLPAGESWLHEVKRGQVFRILDLEGNQAVDTLFYNAHDPEERYSAVDTIREQNNLYLTAGTRLLSTEGNVLMTIVADTCGRHDTLGGACAAESNSVRYAIDKKFMHSCRDSFLHALGHCDCGMDKRDLTANVNFFMNVPVTPEGELTFADGISASGKYVEMRAEMDVMVLISNCPQLNNPCNAYNPTPVQLLIWDAVA, from the coding sequence ATGAGCATCATTGAAAGCAATCTGCAATCCCAACAAGCGAGCTACGATCTCGTACTGCCTGCCGGCGAATCCTGGCTGCATGAGGTCAAGCGCGGTCAGGTGTTCCGCATCCTCGACCTGGAAGGCAATCAGGCCGTCGATACGCTGTTCTATAACGCGCACGATCCGGAAGAACGCTACAGCGCGGTGGACACGATCCGCGAGCAGAACAATCTGTACCTGACTGCCGGCACACGCCTGCTGTCGACCGAAGGCAACGTGCTGATGACCATCGTTGCCGATACCTGCGGCCGACATGACACGCTGGGGGGTGCCTGTGCGGCAGAGAGCAACTCGGTGCGCTATGCCATCGACAAGAAATTCATGCACAGCTGCCGCGACAGTTTCCTGCATGCGCTCGGTCATTGTGATTGCGGCATGGACAAACGCGACCTTACCGCCAATGTGAACTTTTTCATGAACGTGCCGGTGACGCCAGAGGGCGAGCTGACCTTCGCCGACGGCATCTCTGCGTCCGGCAAGTATGTGGAGATGCGCGCCGAGATGGATGTGATGGTGCTGATCTCGAACTGTCCCCAGCTGAACAACCCGTGCAACGCCTACAACCCGACGCCGGTGCAGCTGCTGATCTGGGATGCAGTCGCTTAA
- the uca gene encoding urea carboxylase: MFDKVLIANRGAIACRIIRTLNKMGVRSVAVYSEADARSLHVQLADEAVCIGAAAAADSYLRGERILEVARSTGAQAIHPGYGFLSENAAFAEQCAEAGVVFIGPTPDQMRRFGLKHTAREIAEKNGVPLLPGSGLLVDAGHAHAEASRIGYPVMIKSTAGGGGIGMRLCWSADELNEAFQSVERLARANFKDAGIYLEKYVEQARHIEVQLFGDGKGTVIALGERDCSVQRRNQKVIEETPAPNITPEVRQHLLETAVRLGKAVGYQSAGTVEFVFDALSGEFYFLEVNTRLQVEHGVTEEVTGVDLVEWMVLQAAGELHALDTVQVKPKGASIQVRLYAEDPNKNFQPSSGVLTGVEFSADARNETWVERGSDIPPYYDPMIAKIIVKAMNREAALEKMRDALADTRVDGIETNLEYLRQIVFDRVFAEGRQTTRYLNGFHYRPNTIDVLEPGVQSTIQDYPGRLGYWNIGVPPSGPMDALAFRLGNQLLGNAEDAAGLELTVSGPTLKFNRDTAIALTGAAMKAELDGKPLKFWRSHEVKAGSVLRLGAVQGGGCRTYLAVAGGFDVPDYLGSKSTFTLGLFGGHGGRTLRTGDVLHLGVESAPRAHRALPSNLIPAYSKEWEIGVLYGPHGAPDFFTPSDIQTFFSTEWEVHYNSSRTGVRLIGPKPEWARQDGGEAGLHPSNIHDNAYAIGAVDFTGDMPVILGPDGPSLGGFVCPVTIAHGELWKMGQLRPGDTVHFRWMSLEQANHLEQLQDRTISALSLPQTQPAFPAARTMGSPVVHSIPAKGEQVQVVYRQSGDRNLLIEYGPLVLDINLRFRVHALMQWVQQAMHEGKLKGILDLTPGIRSLQIHFDSRVLSREDLVKQLIKAEKKLPPIADMEVPTRIVHLPLSWDDPSTKLAIEKYMQSVRKDAPWCPSNIEFIRRINGIADIEQVKRIVFDASYLVLGLGDVYLGAPVATPLDPRHRLVTTKYNPARTWTPENAVGIGGAYMCVYGMEGPGGYQFVGRTVQMWNRYKQTQDFEQGKPWLLRFFDQIRFYPVSEQELLKMREDFVAGRFQLKIEETTFSLKEYNLYLETNDKEISAFRNTQRAAFAAEREMWKANGQAEYATDNMVAEAGTDSELDLPPGSRAVAAHVAGNVWAIPAEVGSKVKAGDTLVVIESMKMEIAVVAPCDGEIIQLNCRIGGQVSAGQDLLVIQGEVS, encoded by the coding sequence ATGTTCGATAAAGTCTTGATAGCCAATCGCGGTGCGATCGCCTGCCGCATCATCCGCACCCTGAACAAGATGGGTGTCCGTTCCGTGGCGGTTTACTCCGAGGCAGATGCGCGCTCGTTGCATGTGCAGTTGGCGGATGAAGCCGTGTGCATCGGTGCTGCCGCAGCGGCAGACAGCTATCTGCGCGGCGAGCGTATCCTCGAAGTTGCCCGCAGTACGGGTGCCCAGGCCATCCATCCCGGGTATGGCTTTCTATCCGAGAACGCTGCGTTTGCCGAGCAGTGCGCAGAGGCGGGTGTGGTATTCATCGGCCCCACGCCGGATCAAATGCGCCGTTTCGGTCTCAAGCACACCGCGCGTGAAATAGCCGAAAAGAATGGTGTGCCCTTGCTACCCGGCAGCGGACTGCTGGTTGATGCCGGTCATGCGCACGCCGAGGCCTCACGCATCGGCTATCCGGTGATGATCAAGAGTACCGCAGGTGGCGGCGGCATCGGCATGCGTCTGTGCTGGAGCGCGGACGAACTGAACGAGGCGTTCCAGTCGGTAGAACGTCTCGCGCGCGCCAACTTCAAGGATGCCGGCATCTATCTGGAGAAATACGTCGAGCAGGCGCGCCACATCGAGGTGCAATTGTTCGGCGACGGCAAGGGTACCGTGATCGCACTGGGTGAGCGCGACTGCTCGGTGCAGCGCCGCAACCAGAAAGTGATCGAAGAGACGCCCGCACCCAACATCACACCCGAGGTCAGACAGCATCTGCTGGAGACTGCCGTGCGCCTGGGCAAGGCCGTGGGTTACCAATCCGCAGGCACGGTGGAGTTCGTGTTCGATGCACTCAGCGGCGAATTCTATTTCCTCGAAGTGAACACGCGGCTGCAAGTCGAACACGGGGTCACCGAAGAAGTCACCGGTGTCGATCTGGTCGAATGGATGGTGCTGCAGGCCGCGGGTGAATTACATGCGCTGGATACCGTGCAGGTCAAACCCAAGGGCGCATCGATCCAGGTGCGCCTGTACGCGGAAGACCCCAACAAGAACTTCCAGCCATCCAGCGGCGTGCTGACTGGCGTCGAATTCTCTGCCGACGCGCGCAACGAGACTTGGGTGGAGCGTGGCAGCGACATCCCGCCCTACTACGATCCGATGATCGCCAAGATCATCGTCAAGGCGATGAATCGGGAAGCGGCACTGGAAAAGATGCGCGATGCGTTGGCCGACACGCGAGTGGATGGAATCGAGACCAATCTGGAATACCTGCGCCAGATCGTGTTTGACCGCGTATTTGCCGAAGGCCGCCAGACGACGCGCTACCTGAACGGTTTCCATTACCGGCCGAACACCATCGACGTGCTGGAACCCGGCGTGCAAAGCACCATACAGGATTATCCCGGCCGCCTCGGTTACTGGAATATCGGCGTGCCTCCATCGGGGCCGATGGATGCATTGGCGTTCCGGCTGGGCAACCAGCTGCTGGGCAATGCCGAAGATGCGGCAGGACTGGAACTGACCGTTTCCGGCCCGACGCTGAAATTCAATCGCGACACGGCCATCGCACTGACCGGCGCCGCGATGAAGGCCGAACTGGATGGCAAGCCGCTGAAGTTCTGGCGCAGTCATGAGGTCAAGGCTGGCAGCGTGTTGCGCCTCGGCGCAGTGCAGGGCGGCGGATGCCGTACTTATCTTGCCGTCGCGGGCGGCTTCGATGTGCCGGATTACCTCGGCAGCAAATCCACCTTCACGCTGGGTCTGTTCGGCGGTCACGGCGGGCGCACGTTGCGTACCGGCGACGTGCTGCACCTTGGGGTCGAATCCGCACCCCGCGCGCACCGTGCATTGCCGTCAAACCTGATCCCTGCGTACAGCAAGGAATGGGAGATCGGCGTGTTGTATGGTCCGCACGGCGCGCCGGATTTCTTCACGCCATCCGACATCCAGACTTTTTTTTCCACCGAATGGGAAGTGCATTACAACTCCAGCCGCACCGGTGTCCGCCTGATCGGCCCCAAGCCGGAATGGGCGCGGCAGGATGGCGGCGAGGCCGGGCTGCATCCCTCCAACATCCATGACAATGCCTATGCGATCGGTGCGGTGGACTTCACCGGCGACATGCCGGTCATCCTCGGCCCGGATGGCCCCAGCCTCGGCGGGTTCGTGTGTCCGGTGACTATCGCCCATGGCGAATTGTGGAAGATGGGCCAGTTGCGGCCGGGCGACACGGTGCATTTTCGCTGGATGTCGCTGGAGCAGGCGAATCATCTGGAGCAATTGCAAGACCGGACCATCTCCGCTTTGAGTTTGCCGCAGACGCAACCCGCATTTCCCGCTGCCAGAACGATGGGCAGTCCCGTTGTCCACAGCATTCCTGCCAAAGGTGAACAGGTACAGGTCGTGTATCGCCAGTCGGGCGACCGCAACCTGCTGATCGAATATGGCCCGCTGGTGCTCGACATCAATTTGCGTTTCCGCGTGCATGCGCTGATGCAGTGGGTACAGCAGGCGATGCACGAGGGCAAGCTGAAAGGCATCCTCGACCTGACCCCCGGCATCCGTTCGTTGCAGATCCATTTCGACAGCCGCGTGTTGTCGCGCGAGGACCTGGTGAAGCAACTCATCAAGGCGGAAAAGAAACTGCCGCCTATCGCAGACATGGAGGTGCCGACACGCATCGTGCATCTGCCGCTGTCGTGGGACGACCCTTCTACAAAACTGGCGATCGAAAAATACATGCAATCGGTGCGTAAGGATGCGCCCTGGTGTCCGAGCAATATTGAATTCATCCGCCGCATCAACGGCATTGCCGACATCGAGCAGGTGAAGCGCATCGTGTTCGACGCGAGCTATCTGGTGCTGGGTCTGGGCGATGTCTACCTCGGTGCACCGGTGGCGACACCGCTCGATCCGCGCCACCGCCTGGTCACTACCAAATACAACCCGGCGCGCACCTGGACGCCGGAGAACGCGGTCGGCATCGGCGGTGCCTATATGTGCGTGTACGGCATGGAAGGTCCCGGCGGCTACCAGTTCGTCGGACGCACGGTGCAAATGTGGAACCGCTACAAGCAGACGCAAGATTTCGAGCAGGGCAAGCCATGGTTGCTGCGCTTTTTCGACCAGATACGCTTCTATCCCGTGTCGGAACAGGAGCTGCTCAAGATGCGCGAGGACTTCGTGGCCGGACGCTTCCAGCTCAAGATCGAGGAAACCACCTTCAGCCTGAAGGAATACAACCTGTACCTGGAAACCAACGACAAAGAGATCAGCGCATTCCGCAACACGCAGCGTGCTGCATTTGCTGCAGAACGCGAGATGTGGAAAGCCAACGGCCAAGCGGAGTACGCCACGGACAACATGGTGGCGGAAGCCGGAACCGACAGTGAACTTGACCTGCCGCCCGGCAGCCGCGCCGTCGCCGCCCATGTGGCCGGCAATGTATGGGCGATTCCGGCCGAGGTCGGCAGCAAGGTCAAGGCGGGCGATACGCTGGTGGTCATCGAATCGATGAAGATGGAGATCGCCGTGGTCGCGCCGTGTGACGGCGAAATCATCCAGTTGAACTGTCGCATCGGCGGCCAGGTCTCGGCCGGACAGGACCTGCTGGTCATTCAAGGCGAGGTGAGTTGA
- the atzF gene encoding allophanate hydrolase, translating to MKPDLNIATLRSRYLAGEIHPRDVMRDIVSLIGDDPHHVWIYRLPLEEIEKYVSALLDKNPLELPLYGIPFAIKDNIDLAGAPTTAGCPEYAYHPQHHATVVRELINAGAIPIGKTNLDQFATGLNGTRSPYGACRNAFDPEYISGGSSSGSAVAVALGYASFSLGTDTAGSGRVPAAFNNLVGVKPTRGWLSTRGVVPACRSLDCVSIFALNTADAATVLSVATALDELDAYSRQALTHGLDFGRTATFRFGVPREDQLQFFGNQDAAELFRKSCAALEAIGGQKVEINFLPFLKAARLLYEGPWVAERYAAIREIFDAHSDAINPVVREIIAGAKKFSATDTFEGMYKLEALRGEAALVWGKIDCLVTPTAGTIYRIAEMEADPIKLNANLGYYTNFMNLLDCAAVAVPAGFQQDGLPFGITLAAPAHQDVPLLHLAARFCNDDLADVQVPEAQGGRVRVAVCGAHLAGLPLNHQLTSRGAHLVARTHSSPDYKFYALPGGPPYRPGMVRVAQGGSAIEMEVWEMAAREFGSFVAGIPAPLGIGTLTLADGSSVLGFVCEQYAVQDAEDISRFGGWRAYLKQKA from the coding sequence ATGAAACCTGATCTGAACATTGCAACCTTGCGCAGCCGTTATCTGGCAGGCGAAATTCATCCGCGCGACGTGATGCGGGACATCGTCTCCCTCATTGGCGACGATCCGCATCACGTCTGGATCTATCGCCTGCCGCTGGAAGAGATAGAAAAATATGTTTCGGCCCTGCTGGACAAAAATCCGCTGGAGCTGCCGCTCTATGGCATTCCGTTCGCCATCAAGGACAACATCGATCTGGCCGGCGCGCCGACCACGGCGGGCTGTCCCGAGTACGCCTATCATCCGCAACACCATGCCACTGTGGTGCGCGAGCTGATCAATGCCGGCGCCATCCCGATCGGCAAGACCAATCTCGACCAGTTCGCCACCGGTCTGAACGGCACACGTTCACCGTATGGCGCATGCCGCAATGCCTTCGATCCCGAGTACATCTCCGGCGGTTCCAGCTCCGGCTCGGCAGTGGCGGTCGCGCTGGGATATGCCAGTTTCAGTCTGGGTACCGACACGGCCGGTTCCGGTCGCGTGCCGGCCGCGTTCAACAATCTGGTCGGGGTCAAGCCCACGCGCGGCTGGCTTTCCACGCGCGGCGTGGTGCCGGCCTGTCGCTCGCTGGACTGCGTTTCCATCTTTGCGCTGAACACGGCGGATGCCGCCACCGTACTGTCGGTCGCGACCGCACTGGACGAACTGGACGCCTATTCGCGTCAGGCGCTCACGCATGGACTCGATTTCGGGCGCACGGCAACCTTCCGCTTTGGTGTACCGCGTGAGGATCAATTGCAGTTCTTCGGCAATCAGGATGCGGCGGAATTGTTCCGGAAAAGTTGTGCCGCATTGGAGGCGATCGGCGGGCAGAAAGTGGAGATCAATTTCCTGCCGTTCCTGAAAGCGGCCCGTTTGCTGTACGAAGGCCCGTGGGTCGCAGAACGTTACGCGGCCATTCGCGAAATCTTCGATGCACATTCCGATGCGATCAACCCCGTGGTGCGCGAGATCATCGCCGGGGCAAAGAAATTTTCTGCCACCGACACGTTTGAAGGCATGTACAAACTGGAAGCGCTGCGCGGAGAAGCGGCATTGGTGTGGGGCAAGATCGATTGCCTGGTGACACCCACCGCCGGCACAATTTATCGCATCGCCGAGATGGAAGCCGACCCGATCAAGCTGAATGCGAACCTGGGCTATTACACCAACTTCATGAACCTGCTGGATTGCGCGGCGGTCGCCGTGCCCGCCGGTTTCCAGCAGGACGGCCTGCCGTTCGGCATCACGCTGGCCGCACCCGCGCATCAGGATGTGCCGCTGCTGCATCTGGCCGCGCGCTTCTGCAACGATGACCTGGCTGACGTGCAGGTGCCTGAAGCGCAAGGCGGTCGTGTGCGTGTCGCGGTATGCGGTGCGCACCTCGCAGGCTTGCCGCTCAATCACCAGCTCACCAGTCGCGGTGCGCATCTGGTCGCACGCACGCACAGCAGCCCGGATTACAAATTCTATGCCCTGCCCGGCGGCCCGCCGTACCGGCCCGGCATGGTGCGCGTGGCGCAGGGAGGCAGCGCCATCGAGATGGAAGTTTGGGAAATGGCCGCGCGCGAGTTCGGCTCGTTCGTCGCCGGCATACCCGCACCGCTCGGCATTGGCACGCTGACGCTGGCGGATGGTTCATCCGTGCTGGGTTTTGTGTGCGAACAATATGCGGTGCAAGACGCGGAAGACATCTCCCGCTTTGGCGGCTGGCGCGCCTACCTGAAACAAAAAGCCTGA
- a CDS encoding sugar phosphate isomerase/epimerase family protein, with the protein MELQLFKTLWGHSGSMDEAADQAVAAGFAGLEGNADIPQARRDELQSALQTRGLRYIQEIVTAGGYVPRRDVSVEEHVADVERQLQLGQSLAPQWVTIIGGCDAWSLEQSVRFFSEAQEVAARMNIACSFETHRSRSLFNPWTTLTILQRMPELKLTCDFSHWVVVMERQLDADWDVVTEVARHAHHIHARVGYDQGPQVPHPAAPEYAGALASHQRYWEAIWSAQRDKGNFVTTMTPEFGPDGYLHCAPFTQQPVADLWEINAWMGQTEREHFQAWCNHAQSSPTKCSG; encoded by the coding sequence ATGGAACTGCAACTATTCAAGACGCTGTGGGGACACAGCGGTTCGATGGATGAGGCCGCCGATCAGGCCGTCGCAGCAGGCTTTGCCGGACTTGAAGGCAATGCCGATATACCGCAGGCGCGGCGCGATGAATTGCAATCCGCATTGCAGACACGAGGCCTGCGTTACATACAGGAGATCGTGACGGCAGGCGGCTATGTACCGCGACGTGATGTCTCGGTGGAAGAGCATGTCGCCGATGTCGAGCGTCAGCTGCAGCTTGGACAGTCACTGGCACCGCAATGGGTGACCATCATCGGCGGTTGCGATGCGTGGTCGCTGGAACAAAGTGTGCGGTTTTTCAGCGAGGCACAGGAAGTCGCTGCACGCATGAACATCGCATGCAGCTTCGAGACCCACCGCAGCCGTTCCCTGTTCAATCCGTGGACTACGCTGACCATTCTGCAACGAATGCCGGAATTGAAACTCACTTGCGATTTCAGTCACTGGGTGGTGGTGATGGAACGCCAACTGGATGCCGACTGGGATGTGGTAACTGAAGTTGCGCGCCATGCCCATCATATTCATGCCCGTGTCGGTTATGACCAGGGGCCGCAAGTGCCCCATCCGGCCGCACCGGAATACGCCGGTGCACTGGCATCGCACCAGCGCTATTGGGAAGCGATCTGGTCGGCGCAACGCGACAAGGGGAATTTCGTTACCACCATGACTCCCGAGTTCGGTCCGGATGGCTATTTGCATTGCGCACCCTTCACACAACAACCCGTTGCCGATCTGTGGGAAATCAATGCATGGATGGGGCAGACCGAGCGCGAACATTTCCAGGCATGGTGCAATCACGCCCAATCATCCCCAACAAAATGTTCGGGCTAA
- a CDS encoding DMT family transporter — MFGLSLQPQQKAVSALLVGSIFWGLFWWPLKSLGLVGIHGSIVQVYAFGLSVLLMLPFVWRNLAQLRGQIGLILIIAALGGWATAALATSLAAGSVVRVMLLFYLAPVWTILAARIFLGEAFTRLRFLALGIALAGLAATLGGPEIFTTPLSAIDLLALSSGLAFACNNVAVRFGHGLPDTVRAIAINAGCAVLSLGFLYWDEAPMLTLTAKQVGILSAFSLLWVVPGTLATFYGVARLDAGKAAILLLAELVVAVFSAVLIGGEHLSAQEIVGGILILSAAVIEARSETAAVK; from the coding sequence ATGTTCGGGCTAAGCTTGCAGCCGCAGCAGAAGGCGGTCTCGGCCTTGCTGGTGGGCTCGATCTTCTGGGGGCTGTTCTGGTGGCCGCTCAAATCGCTGGGCCTGGTCGGCATCCACGGCAGCATCGTGCAGGTTTACGCATTCGGTCTATCGGTGCTGTTGATGCTGCCGTTCGTGTGGCGCAATCTCGCGCAATTGCGCGGACAGATCGGTTTGATCCTGATCATTGCCGCACTCGGCGGATGGGCGACGGCGGCGTTGGCTACTTCGCTGGCGGCAGGCAGCGTGGTGCGCGTCATGTTGCTGTTTTACCTGGCACCGGTATGGACGATTCTTGCGGCAAGAATATTTCTGGGCGAAGCCTTTACCCGCCTGCGGTTCCTGGCGCTGGGAATCGCGCTGGCAGGATTGGCCGCGACACTGGGAGGCCCGGAAATATTTACCACACCGCTGTCGGCAATCGACCTGTTGGCGCTGTCGTCCGGGCTGGCCTTTGCCTGCAACAATGTCGCTGTGCGGTTTGGCCATGGCTTACCCGACACGGTGCGCGCAATCGCCATCAATGCCGGTTGCGCCGTGCTTTCGCTCGGCTTCCTGTATTGGGATGAGGCCCCCATGCTGACATTGACGGCGAAACAAGTCGGCATATTGTCCGCATTCAGTTTGCTGTGGGTGGTGCCCGGTACCCTTGCGACTTTTTACGGTGTCGCGCGTCTGGATGCCGGAAAGGCAGCCATCCTACTGTTGGCCGAACTGGTGGTGGCAGTGTTCTCCGCCGTATTGATCGGGGGAGAACACCTTTCGGCGCAAGAAATCGTTGGCGGAATTCTCATACTCTCGGCAGCGGTGATCGAAGCACGATCCGAAACCGCGGCAGTTAAATGA
- a CDS encoding helix-turn-helix domain-containing protein, whose amino-acid sequence MLNRALKLLRTFHQLSQVELARRLEISNSYLSELETGAKTPSVEILEQYSVVFKLPASSILLFSEQLESTSLGNKLKIKAADKVLKLLEWVAEKEAIVND is encoded by the coding sequence ATGCTTAATCGTGCGCTTAAGCTACTGAGGACTTTCCATCAATTGTCACAAGTTGAATTGGCAAGGCGTTTAGAAATATCAAATTCCTACCTGAGCGAACTTGAGACTGGAGCCAAGACACCAAGCGTGGAGATATTAGAGCAGTATTCAGTTGTTTTTAAACTCCCAGCATCTTCGATATTGCTGTTTTCAGAACAGCTTGAGAGTACATCACTTGGTAATAAGTTAAAGATCAAAGCAGCGGATAAGGTATTAAAGTTGCTGGAGTGGGTGGCTGAAAAAGAGGCCATCGTGAATGACTAA
- a CDS encoding reverse transcriptase family protein — MTKRIQYSVNQSPFYRLNSKRKLAELLGFEMADFAKLVDDSNYHLFLNKQGREIQHPIKELDPVHSRIAKLLARLDLPGYLHSRKGRSYVSNAAAHKSDVPLIKTDISKFYPSTSFSSVFNLFRESFDCSPDVAWHLARLCCYKGIHLPTGSYLSGIIAFLAHRSMFDEIFELSRRAGCTMTCYVDDIVLSGSKATKKLLYEVRGIIARHGLAAKCEKSKTFPANKPKIVTGVVIRTDGLAVPNNRLKDARRVRDLIMKTSDLRERDRLRLSLKGKLQAAKQIHAFCLAKEE, encoded by the coding sequence ATGACTAAAAGAATTCAGTACTCTGTTAATCAGTCCCCGTTTTATCGGTTGAACTCAAAACGAAAGTTAGCAGAGTTGCTTGGATTTGAAATGGCAGATTTCGCCAAACTTGTTGATGACTCAAATTATCATCTCTTTCTAAATAAACAGGGAAGAGAAATCCAGCATCCAATAAAAGAACTTGATCCTGTCCATAGTCGAATTGCAAAGCTCTTAGCAAGACTAGATCTCCCTGGCTACCTCCACTCACGCAAGGGGCGTTCCTATGTTTCAAATGCAGCCGCACACAAGTCTGATGTGCCTTTAATCAAAACAGATATTTCGAAGTTCTATCCCAGCACATCCTTCAGTTCCGTATTCAATTTATTTCGCGAAAGTTTCGATTGCTCTCCTGATGTGGCGTGGCACCTCGCGCGCCTCTGTTGCTATAAGGGCATACACCTTCCGACTGGTAGTTATTTGAGCGGGATAATCGCCTTTCTTGCACACAGATCTATGTTTGACGAAATCTTCGAACTCTCTCGTCGTGCAGGTTGCACCATGACCTGTTACGTTGATGACATTGTTTTGTCAGGGAGCAAGGCAACGAAGAAATTGCTTTATGAGGTCCGAGGAATCATTGCTCGACATGGGTTGGCAGCAAAGTGTGAAAAGTCAAAAACATTTCCTGCGAATAAGCCCAAAATCGTGACCGGGGTAGTGATTCGTACCGATGGCCTTGCTGTCCCCAATAATCGTCTGAAAGATGCCCGACGGGTTCGTGATCTGATCATGAAAACAAGTGACTTGAGAGAAAGGGATCGGCTGCGTTTGTCCCTTAAGGGAAAGTTGCAGGCAGCAAAACAAATTCACGCCTTTTGTCTGGCCAAGGAAGAATAG